One genomic window of Ziziphus jujuba cultivar Dongzao chromosome 4, ASM3175591v1 includes the following:
- the LOC107416534 gene encoding uncharacterized protein At4g04980 yields the protein MAKEIFNVMDEDETNNNDGRIQDSTIGDTLIESYSDKRMTCPSPNTTISVPPQMTSFAMKLGEISNISYSPQLLLPLRLQSLGNLKTNEMKYFAFNVSHPQQGTNDHESNRTIQNGSEDQSPEGKEDTKAAENLPKFPGFDSNVKVNITRPAAAAVPPPPLPPMVLLDSPPSTASQSSPSPSCIPAHKGSALPSMPMKKIGTPPPPPPMGVSKLLRPKKVNNKLKRSSHMGALYRILKGKVEGSSLSGKHSHGKKSHVSGSAGGRQGMADALAEMTKRSAYFQQIEEDVVKHLKSIMEIKAAMNSFQTKDMAELIRFHKYVEQHLEKLTDETQVLARFEDFPTKKLESLRTAAALYTKLEGIITTLENWKIAPPLGLLLDKVESYFNKIKGDVDSLERSKDEDSKRFRSHKIDFDFNILLKVKESMVDVSSSCMELALEEKRRAKAAMENAESVSKTEGQANHVKMLWRAFQLAFRVYSFAGGQDDRAEMLTKELAHEIETGPQH from the exons ATGGCAAAGGAAATTTTCAACGTGATGGATGAAGATGAAACCAACAACAATGATGGGAGGATACAAGACTCCACCATAGGAGATACATTGATTGAGTCTTATTCAGACAAAAGAATGACCTGCCCTTCACCAAATACTACAATTTCAGTTCCTCCCCAGATGACTTCTTTTGCCATGAAACTTGGCGAAATTTCAAACATATCTTATTCTCCACAACTTCTTTTGCCTCTCAGACTTCAGTCACTTGGGAATTTGAAGACAAATGAGATGAAGTATTTCGCTTTCAACGTATCTCATCCTCAGCAAGGGACAAATGATCACGAGTCAAACAGAACAATCCAAAACGGTTCTGAAGATCAGTCACCAGAAGGGAAAGAAGACACTAAAGCTGCAGAAAATTTGCCGAAGTTTCCAGGTTTTGATTCAAATGTAAAGGTAAATATAACAAGGCCTGCAGCAGCAGCAGTACCACCCCCACCTCTGCCACCAATGGTACTATTAGATAGTCCTCCTTCAACTGCTTCACAATCATCTCCTTCTCCTTCATGCATTCCAGCTCATAAAGGATCAGCACTGCCAAGCATGCCTATGAAAAAGATTGGCACaccacctcctcctcctcctatGGGAGTTTCAAAGCTCTTGCGTCCGAAGAAAGTAAATAACAAACTAAAGAGATCATCCCACATGGGAGCCTTGTATAGGATTCTTAAAGGGAAAGTGGAAGGCTCTAGCTTAAGTGGTAAACACTCGCACGGAAAAAAATCTCATGTTAGTGGATCTGCTGGTGGAAGACAGGGAATGGCTGACGCATTAGCAGAAATGACAAAACG ATCTGCATACTTCCAACAGATTGAGGAAGATGTTGTGAAGCATTTAAAATCAATCATGGAGATTAAAGCTGCCATGAATTCATTCCAAACAAAAGACATGGCTGAGCTTATCAGATTTCATAAGTATGTGGAGCAACATTTGGAGAAACTTACAGATGAGACGCAG GTGCTGGcaaggtttgaagattttccAACCAAGAAGCTGGAATCATTAAGGACTGCAGCAGCATTGTACACAAAATTGGAAGGAATAATTACTACCTTGGAAAACTGGAAAATAGCACCTCCTTTAGGCCTGCTTCTTGACAAGGTTGAGTCCTATTTCAACAAG ATAAAGGGCGATGTTGATTCATTGGAAAGAAGCAAAGATGAAGATTCAAAACGATTCCGAAGCCACAAAATCGATTTTGACTTCAACATTTTGCTTAAAGTTAAGGAATCTATGGTAGATGTTTCTTCTAGCTGCATGGAGCTGGCACTTGAG GAAAAGAGAAGGGCTAAAGCAGCAATGGAAAATGCAGAAAGTGTGTCAAAAACTGAAGGCCAAGCAAACCATGTAAAAATGCTATGGAGGGCTTTTCAGCTTGCATTTCGTGTCTATAGTTTTGCAGGTGGACAAGACGATCGAGCTGAAATGTTGACAAAAGAATTAGCACATGAAATAGAGACTGGTCCTCAACACTAA